Proteins encoded by one window of Ascochyta rabiei chromosome 1, complete sequence:
- a CDS encoding mitochondrial 54S ribosomal protein YmL19 translates to MARKAIAKDQIVKLIVGAGQASPSPPVGPALGSKGVKSMDFCKEFNARTAHYNPGTPIPARITVRPDRSFHFSLRTPPTATLLLSAAGVAPTKSKIRGAGNVPGPMNNHEGQKGKTSTNSPTIGNAVMGTVGTVSLKHVYEIAKIKHSETRLSGLSLEGIARSVVGQAGSLGVVIVP, encoded by the exons ATGGCACGGAAGGCGATAGCAAAGGACCAAATCGTCAAGCTGATAGTCGGCGCTGGCCAGGCGTCCCCATCGCCACCCGTCGGCCCGGCGCTCGGTAGCAAGGGAGTTAAGAGTATGGATTTTTGCAAG GAGTTCAATGCGCGCACAGCCCACTACAACCCCGGCACCCCGATACCTGCTCGCATCACCGTCCGACCGGATCGCTCCTTTCACTTCTCTCTTCGCACGCCTCCCACGGCGACCCTCCTCCTTTCCGCTGCTGGTGTTGCGCCCACCAAGAGCAAGATCCGCGGCGCAGGCAACGTACCAGGGCCGATGAACAACCATGAGGGACAAAAGGGCAAGACAAGTACAAACAGTCCTACCATCGGCAACGCCGTCATGGGAACTGTGGGCACAGTCAGCCTGAAGCATGTTTACGAGATTGCCAAGATCAAGCACAGCGAGACCAGGCTTTCAGGTCTGAGCCTCGAAGGCATCGCGAGGAGTGTAGTGGGACAAGCAGGGAGTCTAGGTGTTGTCATTGTGCCGTAG